In Candidatus Neomarinimicrobiota bacterium, a single window of DNA contains:
- a CDS encoding IS110 family transposase codes for MPLTSIPGIGEIYAAGIISEIGDISSFSSNDQIAKLAGLVWPEHQSASFKKFEESLSGEETRFLRSSNKYLSQRDPSEELGLLKLLTP; via the coding sequence ATACCCCTTACCTCCATCCCAGGTATCGGTGAAATCTATGCCGCTGGTATCATCTCTGAAATTGGCGATATCTCTTCTTTCTCCTCTAACGACCAGATTGCTAAACTTGCTGGGCTTGTCTGGCCTGAACATCAATCCGCTTCCTTCAAAAAATTCGAAGAATCCCTTTCGGGAGAGGAAACCAGATTCCTTAGGAGTTCCAATAAGTACCTCTCTCAAAGAGATCCTTCGGAAGAACTTGGCTTATTGAAGCTGCTAACTCCGTAA